Genomic window (Rosa chinensis cultivar Old Blush chromosome 6, RchiOBHm-V2, whole genome shotgun sequence):
GTTCTCTTATGCCACTTCCACTCACATCAAGCTTCTCCAAACAGGCAACAAAACCCAACTCATTTGGCAATTTGTCAAGCTTTGAGCAACCAGAAAGATTGAGATCTTTGAGAGATTTTAAGCCATCGACACTGCTTGGAAGACACACAAGATTTTTGCAAACTCTCAAGGACATAGAAACAAGTCCTTCAAGCATGCCAATTGAGCAAGGTAGTTCTCGTATAGAAGTTCCACTCGCATCAACCTCTTCCAAACACGCTATATGGCCCAACTCCTCTGGCAATTTGCCAAGCTTTGAGCAACCAGAAAGATTAACAACTTTGAGAGATTTTAAGCCACCTACACTAATTGGAAGACACACGAGATCTTTGCAGTCTTCCATTTTCAGCAGAGGAGGTCTTTCAAGCATTCCAATAGAGGAAGGTAGTTCTCTTATGTCGGTGCCATTCACATGAAGCTCCTCCAAACTTTCTAAATGACCCATGTCATCCGGAAGTTTTTTAAGCTTTGAGCAACCAGAAAGATTAAGAACTTTGAGAGATTTTAAGCCACGTACACTGCTTGCAAAATGCACGAGATTCTTGCAGTCTTTTAAGTTCAGCATTGTAAGTTCGTCAAGCACTTCAATTCCTGGATCAACCTCATACAGTCTTGTACAACCTTCTAGAAACAGAACCTCAAGATGTGGCATACCTTTAAAGTTTGGGGTGTGGACAAGATTCAAAGAATTTCTGAGTTTAACGGTTTTCAGATTGTATAAAGGCTGTCAAGTAAAAGCATAAGAAAATTAGCTTTTATATTCAAACAATTTCTCCTGTAAGTAGTGAATATTATGTAAGTACTTGATACCTCTATTTCCAACGGAAAATGTTCAATGCAACTATGGCACATGTTAAGTTCTAGTAGCTTCTCAGGGTTGAAATGCGATGGGAGAGATTTCGAGGGATACCCGGTCCACTTAAGAATCCGTAAACTATTAGGAAGACATTCAAGCCCATTCGGTAGGTTGCCATTCTTAAGGACAAGGTATCTCAGTCTGTTCATCATCGAAAAGGATTTAGCATTCACCCTCACCTTTACTCCAAGCTCAGTTGAGTCCAGAACAATGCCTTCTATTGCTTCTGTTCCCTATTAAACATCACCAATATAAAATATTAGGGCTAAGAAATTGAGAATATTAGACTACCTTTTTATTAGCAAATATAACTAAAATTGCCTTATACTAAATCTCTTACAGTATTTTTGGTCAAGACATGTTCGACGTCATCAGAAAGCCATAACCTACTGCGCCTGCCTGGCTCATTAGTAGATTCCCGGCGGACAATTTCCCGACCCATTTCTTGAAGCAAATCGTGCATCCATAGTCTTCCATATGAATCAGTCAAGAGAGATCTTTCAATAAGGACTTTTATTCCAATAATCGCAGAAACATCACAACTGATCAGTACTTCTGTTACTCTATCTTTGTCCTCTCCACAAAAGAAGCATGAAATGTCTAGGaatattttcttctcctcatcatcTAGACCATCATAACTTGTTTTAAGTATGTCAAAAATTTCCAAGTTACACACTCTTCCTAGTTTTGTCAATGCACTGTTCCATTCACTTAGATCTCTTCCATGCAAAAAAGAGCCTAGTACTTCAAGAGCTAAAGGGAGACCTTTGGCATAATTTATGACAGATTTAGACAAATCAAGAAAATCTTCTTCAGGGTAACCTCTTTTGAATGCTTTCCAGCTGAAAAGCTGAAGAGAATCCTCATCATTAAATTCCTCAACCTTCAATCTTCTCTCCACTCCATGTTCGATCAATAAATGCTCATTTCTAGTTGTGATGAGAACTCTACTCCCTGAACCAAACCAATTTTGATTTCCTGCCAAATATTTCAAATGGCTTGAATGGgtcacatcatcaagaatgaGAAGAACCTTTTTGTGACTTAACAACCTCCTTATTATGGTGGCTCCTTCATGAAGGTCTGAAATGTCAGCCTTTTTTGTCCAAATCCCAGAGAGAAGTTGCTTTTGTAGATTATGTAAACCACTTTTTTCAACGGAGTCTCTAACATCGGTAAGAAGGAAACTAAATTCAAATTCTCCAGAGATTCTCTCATACACCGCTCTTACCATAGTTGTCTTACCAATCCCGCCCATTCCCCATATACCAATGAAACGGACGTCATCCACCCCTACACCTAAAAGCAAATTGACTGGCTGCAGTCTTGAGTAAATTCCAACTAGATTTTCTGCAAAACTGAATGATGTAGGTTGCAGTTTTTTCCATATAACTTCAACAATATCTCTAATGAGCTTTGATTCATACCTACAACACAGAATAGACAAAACACATCAGGTTATTGATATGAAGATTTAGTTTATGAAGATCTCTCTGTGTTGGACTTGATTTCTTTTATATTCTTGTAATGACATTTAAAAAGCCTCATAAGCTTAATTAATTATCTGCCTATATTATTTGTGATAACCTAATGAAGAGCGCAAAAATTAACTATATGTATATTAAAGCAATAAAAagagacaaaaagaaaagagtataTGTATACCATTCCTTTGAATTCCACCCTGAGAAACTTGCCACTTCCTTTAAAGCATATCTCCACCTTCGCACTTTCTCTTCGTCACCCCTAAATCTTTCTTCATGATTAGCGAAGTCTTGTCTAAAAGTCCCTGTTTGCTTTCGTACATCAGAGGGATCAACATCATAGAAAATTGGCAGCACAGTTCCTCTTGCTTTCATGCATTCAAGAATTTTCACAAGTTCCTCCAAGCACCATGTCGACGATGCATAATTTTGTGAGAGAACAATGAGAGCAAATCTTGATTCTTTAATTGCAGCGAAAAGTGCTGGAGTAATAGCTTCCCCTTTTTCAAGTTCAGGATCATCCCTGAAAACTGTGATTCCTTGATCATCCAATGCAGTGTATAGATGGTCTGTAAAAGCCTTTCGAGTATCCTCGCCTCTAAAACTCAAAAAGACATCATATTTCCACCGAGGAGGCGAAGAGCTCTCTGTGCTCATTTCCAATTGAACCTACTGTCCTGTGCATAGAAAACAGAAATAATGATGGATGGCTTTGTAAGTCCACTATATATGAACATTCATTCTAATAAACGAATCGAATATGAAGCGACAAACATTAGTTGCTTTGCTTTTTGGTAGGAAATTAATTTGATCACAACTAATTTTGAATAGAAATTCATAAACAATTCGCATTAAAGCCTCTTTTACAACAAATCATCAGCAGAGCCGCAGAAATATTATACTGAAACGAATAGTAGATATATAGCAAAACAACGTAGATAAGGAGAAATTAATGGAGCTTTAACCTGAGATTGGGGTCAATTTGAAGTTGAGGTTCAGTGTTCAAATATGGGAATCACGTAGCAGCAGTACTTGAACAGAAAATGTAACAAGATGGAGAAGCAAGCAAGGGCGAGACTGAGATCGACGAGTGTAGATTTAGTGAGATTAGAGAGAGACTAGCAGAAAGAGATGGGTGAGGATGGATCTAGATCGTGAAAGACTTTAGCAGGAGGAGACTCCGGTCTTCAGACTTGACCAGTCAATCAATGCGATCCAACTTTGGGGCCCACCGCATTTGTTTTGTTGGGGCCCACCGCATTTGTTTTGCTGTTGCAAGCAGGCTCGAACCCCATGTCAATCGCTCACATTAGGTTTCGCAGTGCGGATTCCTTTTTGACAAAAGGAACATAAAAAGAACTAAAGTGCTTCCTTTTCCAGTCAAAAGGTGTATTCGTGGGAGTTGCTTTCAACAGAAGGGAGAAAATAAGTGCGGATTCCCTCATGCTCCTCGCTCTTCACGTTCTTTCAAAGAGCCATTGTTACTCTTGCCGACTGTTGAGAATGT
Coding sequences:
- the LOC112168850 gene encoding disease resistance protein RUN1 isoform X2, with amino-acid sequence MSTESSSPPRWKYDVFLSFRGEDTRKAFTDHLYTALDDQGITVFRDDPELEKGEAITPALFAAIKESRFALIVLSQNYASSTWCLEELVKILECMKARGTVLPIFYDVDPSDVRKQTGTFRQDFANHEERFRGDEEKVRRWRYALKEVASFSGWNSKEWYESKLIRDIVEVIWKKLQPTSFSFAENLVGIYSRLQPVNLLLGVGVDDVRFIGIWGMGGIGKTTMVRAVYERISGEFEFSFLLTDVRDSVEKSGLHNLQKQLLSGIWTKKADISDLHEGATIIRRLLSHKKVLLILDDVTHSSHLKYLAGNQNWFGSGSRVLITTRNEHLLIEHGVERRLKVEEFNDEDSLQLFSWKAFKRGYPEEDFLDLSKSVINYAKGLPLALEVLGSFLHGRDLSEWNSALTKLGRVCNLEIFDILKTSYDGLDDEEKKIFLDISCFFCGEDKDRVTEVLISCDVSAIIGIKVLIERSLLTDSYGRLWMHDLLQEMGREIVRRESTNEPGRRSRLWLSDDVEHVLTKNTGTEAIEGIVLDSTELGVKVRVNAKSFSMMNRLRYLVLKNGNLPNGLECLPNSLRILKWTGYPSKSLPSHFNPEKLLELNMCHSCIEHFPLEIESLYNLKTVKLSNSLNLINTPNFKGMPHLELLFLEGCTRLYEVDPGIEVLEKLTVLNLKDCKNLVHFASSVSGLKSLKFLNLSGCSKLKKLPNDMGHLESLEELHVNGTSIRELPSSIGRLERLLLLEMEDCKDLMCLPISVGGLKSLKIVNIYGCSKLNNLPEELGCLACLEEVDASGTSIQELPCSIGMLEGLVSMSLRDCKHLVCLPSSVGGLKSLKYLNLSGCLKLDKLPEELGHIAHLEEVDASETSIRELPCSIGMLEGLVSMSLRDCKHLVCLPGSVGGLKSLKYLNLSGCSKIDKLPDELGLVACLEKFDVSGSGIREVPSSIGLLKNLKELSLVGCKGQSPKSWNMMLNPFQLLRKRSRIPAGLSLASLSGLHSLTKLYASDCNLSKIPSDFGCLSLLRELYLSKINLLDYLRASASSLDLNGFTWIRAASFRHCRNFQLVHG